The Euphorbia lathyris chromosome 4, ddEupLath1.1, whole genome shotgun sequence genomic interval ataattttaaaataaaaaaccatgCACGAGTCCATTACTTTCGGTTAACCTCTTTTTTAGTTTGGTTTCGATTGGGTTTTACAGTTTTTCGACTACTAGCTCCATTAACTCACCAAATGTAATACTTCGCGCCTTTAGATTTTTAAGTCTGTTTCAAAGTAATGAAGGAAGTGTTCACATCAGGATGCGAAAGGTGTACTCAATGTCATGTAAGCACAAAATGAACCAAGTATATGACAATTTTTAAATTGAGAGGATGactacaaaatataaaggatTACGTGACAAAATGTGACAAATTTAGGTGAAGATgttaagccaaaaaaaaatagcaaacatttaaactttttttataGGATTTAGTTATTGCCATTTAACTATGGTTTATAATTGTGTTAGTaacattcttaaaaaaaattgtgttagTAACgcaataaatataaatatttaacataataatattaaaaagataggtaaattctaaaaaaaaccctgtggttttatcgatttctaaaaaaaaccatgtggtttgtttttacaaaaaaaaaaggactgtgttatacgccgttacccgaaaaacggaaaatggcttaacgccGTTAATTTGATAACGTGGCAGAGGGGTAAAATGAtccgaattaaaataaaaaataaaaataaaataaaaataaaaataaaaaagaaatcccCAACATCCACCTTCtgctcctccttcttcttcttccccaattTCCTCAAATCTGTGAAGAACATCTTCCCGTATTCTTCCACCCACTTCAATTTCATCGCCGGAATTGCGGAGTCAAGATCTGCTCCGAATATCTCACAGTGCCCGGTCTCGGTTACTGGAAGAAACGTTTGTAAATCGTAAACCATGATAGAATTTGAGTTCTGGCGGCCTGATTCGAAGCTGGTGAATAACAAATCCGGTGAAGCTCCGATTGCTTGCACAGTCGAGCTCGATCTGGTCATGTTTCCCAACAAATCAGTTACAGTTTTTGAAtctcgtcttcttcttcttctcaatggAATGGGTTGCGAGCAGGTGTTCGACCGGCAATGGAATGGGTTGCGAGCAGGTGTTCGCCGGAGCATGACGTGGTGGATGAAGCTTATATATGTTTGACTTTAGCCGGAGTTATGGTGTCGGGTTTTTTAACTGATTTGATCAGAATTCATTCGATTTTCAGTGCATTTGTTTTCGGGATTAACGATACGAAAGGAGGTGATTTTGCAGAGAGATTGATAGAGAGGATAGAGGATTTTGTGACGGGATTGCTTCTTCCGCTTTACTTTGCGTCGAGTGGATTGAACGTCGTGGGGGCTGCTGGttctagaagaagaagaaaaagaaagaaaaaaaataaaaaaataaataaagaaaaatcgttttttcaaatttatcctcgccacgtcagcatttttaacactgttaacccattttccgtttttcgggtaacggcgttaccacgctcctttttttttgtaaaaacaaaccacaggggtttattTGGAAATCGGCTAAACcacaggttttttttttggaatttaccctaaaaaattcaacatgacaattaaataatagaTCAAATAAAAGTATAGTACCATattaaattattcttttttggAACAGATTAAATTATCCTATTAGGTAAggataaaattttatcatttcgtGCTTGCAGGGATTAAATTATTCTTGCTTGCGGTAGgagtaaaattttatcattttgtaCATCAAAGATAAATATGTAATCCTTGAAGAAAAAAAGAGGACAAATTTGGACTTTAGTTGTAAAAAAAACGTTAGACGATGGTAGTCGGACGAACAAAACTCTAGATGATTAATTGGGGGACGGATTCTCGATTTCTAACGCCTAGACGGTCTTGAATTTGAACAGTGTTGAAAaccaaaatagtaaatataatgTATAGAtcaaaactaaactaaaaattcttagaaaaatgaaacaatttatattttttttaaatcacttTCTAAAACGATTTATATAatgaatagaataaataaacaattataaaattacacctaAATCATACtataaaaaataattcttaatatatcactAAAATAATTCTCAATATGTCACTACTTTctatatatcacaaataaaatatatgtttttatacataatttataaattctaaactcaattcataaattctaaacacTAAAACATATATCCTAAACACTAAAACATATATCCTAGACTCCTAGTTCATAAATTCTagtctttaaaatatattaaaaataataatttacttaatttaatataattcaaattattatttaactACTAtagataatcttttaaaactgaatttctttataaattttcctAGATAAAAAATGTAACCAATATATAATGGGGTAAGCATGAGCCTTAGAATAGataaaaatgtaatcaattcaAATACAATAGCTGTGCTTCAAGTATAGATTAACTAAAACCTTCAAAagtaattttttcattttggaGAAAACAAAATCTCCAAATAGACTTTAATATCTCAATAATAGAAACTTCACACTTTTAATGGAGCTATAAATCAGAGACCATGAATGTACTTCATCCAATACTTTacctaaataaataaagttaatAATGCTTCACTGTAAATTTTCTCTTAAAAAGCCAACAAAAAACACTGTTAATGGCAAACAAATTAAGAGCTCAAGtactaaataaatattataatagaGAACAAGTGTCACAAGTAAAAGcaacaataaaagaaaacatgTTTATCTCAAAAACAGACAATTGGCGCccaaaaatttaataacagCAGTAAGCATCTCTCTACCAAACGACcagaaaactaaaaaataaaactacCCAAAAACTGTATTTTGAGGCAAAACAAAACCCAAGTTTTCCATGATCAAGGAGCAACCACAATACGCCCAGCTACTTGATCAAGATCCCTTTGACCGCTTGAAGTGATTCTCCTTCCACTGGTTCAACATTACAAAGTATGCACATTACTTGTCAAGAACATCAATTGCATAATTCAATAAGGAAACAAATAATGCATCTTTAGGCTCCTAAACGTTTTTAGATTTATTGGTTAAGCCTCGGGTCTTTCAATTTGACACATTGAGCTCTCACAATCAGTTATAATCGCACACAATAAACTCCTGGTTACTAGAAAAGTTAGATGTCAAATCAAACTTGCTCATTTCATCTGCATCTGAAATTGCATGTTCTACAGTTTGAAATAAGATGGCTTTCAAGATGTATGTAGATGAAATGAATAAACGGTCTTTTAATTGAGTTTTTTTATGTTCATGGCTAACTTTCCTGGTGGCCATAAGCTTAATGTGTACGATTATAATTGGTCAGTGGTTCAAAATGTCAAATTGAAAGAAAGCTCTGGTGCTTAATcaacaaaaagtaaaaagatCAGGGGGGGCCTCAAGCTGCTTTTTTTTTCATCAAAGAAAGGAGAGGTTAGAAAGATTTAGATTTTAGATAGACCCACACAacaatgcaaacaaatacaagGGCATATGCCTTCTGAGAAGGTGCGCAAAATGATAAAATCAAGGTCTCAGGAAATATAGAGCTTACCCTTTCGGGTCAATGTCAACAATGTTCGTGATCTGCAATTGCTGCAGAATGTGGCGAGCAATGGCTCCACTGCTCTTGCCGAAATGAGGTGGTCTGCTACCGTTCCTCTTGCTCCCACCGTAAATTCTACGGAAAGCTCCCACACCAAGACCTCCCCTCAAGTAAATCTTTCTTGCCATTGAGGCTGCAGCACAAGATGTAACAATATCCATAAATAAGCAAAATATGACTCACATTGAATGCCAATTTCACAAGTGCTGACATAGAGAGCATTCACGATAGGGATGTCAAAATGGATCGTCGTGTCATAGATCATGTGATTATATACTCCACatgattataatatataatgatTTAAATGGAACAAAAATTACAATCATGTCAAACAGGTTGTCTCTATAAATCGTGTTGTCGTGTCAAAAATCGGCAGCTCTAATCACAAGGATATAAATGCAACACATGAGACTCACCAGCTCTAACATAGTACCAGTCAGGGTCATAAGGTGCAAGCTCCTTAAGCGTTCCGGTCTTCACAATGTCGGTCCAGGGTGGCAACTCAATCTGaaaacaaaatagaaaaagaaaaacaaaaggaaaagaTGTGTGATTAAAACTGTATATGTATACCATATAACTAATCAAATAGCTTGCTATAAGACTAGATATCATGTCTTCTCATCTCAGGAAGAGTCACCAAAACCAAAATATGGGCACTTTCAAGCATAACATTACACTACACTTGGACacaaataacagtcaaacaaaACAAGACCACATATTTTTGTTTCTCGGGAGCAAACTTCCACCAAAATCCACTTGTGCTTCTAGAAATAACAGACAAGTTTTTTGAGAGCTCAACTTGCATGTATTAAAAGAATCAAACAATATTAAATACAACTTCTATTGAAAAATTGTTAGAAACTAGTTCCTTTAAAACCACATAGAAGAATATTTATATGCTAGCATCTATAGTTATAGATCGTAGACTCTTTTATGCGTAATCAGATAGCTCATAGTTGCTAACAATTCCCTACCCAAACAGTCCACAACTTTGTTGTTAACCTTTTAATCTGCAAACTAGGTATTGTCTATCTATTAATGCAAGTACAATGAAACAAATCAATTCTGTGATATGGACAAGTGCAGGAAAAAACATAACTTCTTGCTACAACTTCCATCAACCAATGATATGATACCAATAACACTAAATTTTGGACAAACAATCGAATTAACTATGAAAGAAACATTTGTATCTTGCAGATGTATAGTAATATAACTATAAGCAGCAAAATTTAAAACAGGAAGTTTTGTTAAAAGAATGGTATAGATCCAGCACAGGAAGTGCAAGGACTTGAAATTCAAGTTCAAATTGAAAAGGACCTAATGAGGAACAGTTCAAATTGAAAAGGAACTAACAAGGAACAATCAGATTTTAGtgcatagaaaaaaaaatagtcatGAAATGGTTAAAACCATTGAATGGAAAGAAAAGATAGATGCAGGATACAATCAGACTATAATCCGCATCAAAATTTAGCATCGTTGATTTTTAATGTGTTGAAAAATGGTACATATCAACTTTTTGTTTACAATATCAAACATCAACTTGACATCATCCCACGATTAACCTCACCCTCAACTCTACTCTTTTCACTTGGGACAAAACGCCTTTTTACCATATAAATTCGAATAGTAAGACCTTACACAACTATAGTACTTTATGGGCATAGCATAGGAGCAATAGAGCATTCATtcattgaacaagaggaaaccCAAGTAGAACTGGCCATTACATGCAATTATAACCTGCCCGAGAACTGTAACAGAAAAGGTATATCAAACAAGGAGGGTTGCTTCATGTATATAAGGATCCATACAGCTCCCTAATTAACCAATGTGGGATATCTAACACAACCCTTGACGCCCAGAACCATCTGGAGAGTAAAGCAAATATCCATGGggactcaacattgaacacaagGCTTTGAAACCATGTAATCAAAGGCCTAAATGAACCAAAAGGTGCCTCAAAGGATAAGGATTGTCTCACATATATACAgacagtggcggagccagagctcaaggtccggaggggctccattgcattaatatttttttttcttaataacgacttaaggctttgattcatagtagtcaaatcaaaattttcaaatttttgataatataagggtaaatttgattataattggaaacattaaggtacaaaacaactaaattcaatataaagtaaggataaggtgcaaaaatactttaatatttacacctaagaataattttacctctaacgtataaaatggtgcaatttgtaactaaaaaaatacaattaaaaataataaaagagaaataggtttaaggaaaaaaattaaaatgagataaaaaagtGAAGAGAGGAAGACTCGAACATAAAGACCAGTTGGATGTAGAGATTCCTTTAATCATCACTATaaccaactatgcaaacttagttttatgttatataatcacattctacattataagtactaattttaaatattttggggGGCTTCTCGGAACTGAACCACTATTCGTCAAGGGTGTTCCGGAGGGtcggagggtcgggagaccctccctTACCCCCCTAGATCCGCCCCTGTATACAGAGACATATAGCTGCTCCCTAATCAAGCAATGTGGAATATCTAACAACAAACCATTGCAAACATTCAATCAAATAGTTATCATTTAGCAGTAAACCACACAAAAGCCCAAAAGAAACCCGGAAACCGTATTCAATCATTTAAAAGAGGACCTTTCTGTTCATATAATATCATTGTAACACAAGAAAAATCATGCTCCCCCGAAAAACAATGATACCAACACAAGCACAATCAGAAACCAAAATACATCAAAAGCTTTAATCTCTCTAACAAAATCATAAAACAGGATGAAATGATAAcacaaaaaaaaggaaaaaaacacaGAATGAAAACGGAGAATACCTTGCCAGATCGTTTAAGGTGAGCAGCATAAGCCTTGACGAACTCGTGCGGCGACACATCCTTGACAGTCTTAGCGGTGGCCATATTGCAGCAAAGCGAAGAACCTGAAGGGTGCAGAGTATCTAGCTCAAATTGTTTTGAATAAATAGtctatgaaaaaataaaagaagacaTGTAGACAGTAGCAGATCAACACTGATCAGAACCAAAATGTGCATCAAAAGGGAAATCAAGACGGAATCTTACTTGAACAAGGACGACTAGAACGGCGGGAAAATCAGCGACTTCTCTGGAAGAGTGGTGGTGAGATTGACGGCTGGCTACTTCTACTTGAAAGAAATAGCTAGGGTTTTCGTTACCCAATTTTTAAACGAATTCTAAAATCACCGATACAGGCTTAAGCCCAAATCAACTACTCATGTATTGGTATTTAtgggtttaaaaaaaaaaaaaaatctattgttCCCAAAACTGCTTCCCAAAATGTGAATGTTACACGATATCAAACTggatttataaataatttacgAGTCACTTGATCGGACCGGATGACTCGAATTAGCGGGATTGgatgattaataaataaataaataaaatttatatatattaaatatatatattaatttaaaaatatttttataaattatatatattcaaaacaaattataaacaatttttttttgttattttttatcaatttaaaacttaaatatataacggataaATAGAGTTTAGAATGACTTAAAATATATCAACATATTTTATGTCATGAGATCTTTTTAACGGTATATAATAAACTCAAAATGGACAGGTAGCAAATGAGACATGTCCATAGGCTCGGGTACCCCAGGCCCTTGTCCCCAAGCCCGAGCTTGGACAATGAAAATTGGTCATATGCCTAGACCCGCTAAGACCCACCTATTTTTTTTGACGCGTTtggaattaataaaaatagcacggTCCGGTCCAGTCAGGctcgcctattaatattaattattagtttatatatttatcatatttaattttaagtataaattttattttctataactAAAAATTATGCATATATTTTTAAGGGGGTTTGTATGGATTGGACTTGGTATTTAAATCCGAGCCTGCCTAAATTAATAGTGGGTTGTGTTGAGCTTGGACTGAGCACTTTTATTATATGAAAGTCTGGTAGGCTCGACCCGCGCCCGGCCCGACCCAACCTATAGACATGTCTAGtttggaagaagataaaagaaaattaagcatTCACATCCCACGTGGGAAAGAAATGAGAATCTTAACTAATTTATAAGTAAATGGTATTTACAAGcttttaattaattactagggaAAAGATTCTCTCATGAGCAAAGGGTGGAGTCGAAGCACCATCAGGTTAGGGACACACCCTCATGACATGGACCACGTGAATTCCACAACGAAATGAGGTCTCCTAGACCAGTCTGCTTTTACTAAAAAAAGAAGTTGTTAAAAACCAAGATCACGGCGGTTCCCGGTAGAAGTGGTCGATCTATCTAGTACGAGCCtaataataatgcaaaataCCAAATTTAATAGTGGAAGGGAATAGCAACTTTACCATTAATATTGTAAATTGCATTATTTCATTCCTACAATTAATAACTTTTACAAATTTAAGGCATCGTTAATGAAACTCTGATTCTACTCGTATGATATGTTATCACTCGTCAGTAATAAATTGTATGTATAATGTATACATATGAAAaagtataataaaataaaaaaattacttcGTATATGCACGTGTTGGAtaaggaaaaataaataaaactcaaATATTTCCTCGAACATAAAAGCATTTCATCTCCAAATTTATtctaaaactataaaaaaaaatgcaaatctTTTTTTATGATATGCAAATTTGTGTATAACACAATAACAACACATCTGTTTTTAGATAATGCCTAAAGTTGGTTCAACTTGttaatgttatgggtaaaatggTATAGTTTATGACCCGAGGAATAAAATTGGTCTTGAATACTAATGTTAAGAGTATTTTTTGtactttatcttttcttttttaatatgaaTGGAATTTGTTAAATGATTGATAGCTCCTTTTGAGAGCGCTCCGTACGTATGAGCG includes:
- the LOC136227824 gene encoding small ribosomal subunit protein eS19x, which produces MATAKTVKDVSPHEFVKAYAAHLKRSGKIELPPWTDIVKTGTLKELAPYDPDWYYVRAASMARKIYLRGGLGVGAFRRIYGGSKRNGSRPPHFGKSSGAIARHILQQLQITNIVDIDPKGGRRITSSGQRDLDQVAGRIVVAP